One window of the Mixophyes fleayi isolate aMixFle1 chromosome 6, aMixFle1.hap1, whole genome shotgun sequence genome contains the following:
- the LZTS2 gene encoding leucine zipper putative tumor suppressor 2: MAAVQAFPPSIDQNAEVNVLQSQPGSRSPVTEGTMGSVSSLISGRPYHDKQCKASEFNKCRKPVSMPNFFKQQEGLLKNNYNSQDPLFNGLPTKKPCAATTGSNGSYTYVNEDFKEDWHEPKAPNSPYSDVDDMREDRSLNGNIRGPPPKLIPVSGKLEKNIEKTLIKPTAFKPVVPKKRNSSLQYLVQRNGGPSLSDSQGSLNLLYNGNSMGTGDKHSSLSCRNSSVSGTMSDSGRNSLSSLPTYSTSCSQQLEPVSISMSHINLDNHSNMNGYSDRASRARTRPSNSDSGRSSSSKSTGSLSGRGNPSSDSGSCDRSPINEEILIRELEDKLKDREMELQHLKENLDENEAAICQVYEEKQKRCEQEMEDLRQTCALKMKQAAQKAQRLQQVLQLQIFQLQQEKKKQQEDFSQLLQERELLEKRCASFEREQTELGPRLEETKWEVCQKSGEISLLKQQLKDAQAELAQKSNDLLLLRSQLRDAQSDLQVSEDQVQELQDNAHTKTLELEVCENELQRKKNEAELLREKASKLDQEVANLREAAVANLRHGLCQCQEKEDPFLLYESDEAKAQRQNSENLHSLTQYMERLREALVNERRRNQEQMENFEEERRIWQEEKEKVIRYQKQLQHNYIQMYQQNRELERDIKQLSLELEARELDDFDLHGAEIQFEEITATEI, from the exons ACGGAGGGCACTATGGGAAGCGTGAGCAGTCTAATCTCTGGTAGACCTTACCATGACAAGCAGTGCAAGGCCTCTGAATTTAACAAGTGCCGTAAACCTGTTAGCATGCCAAACTTTTTCAAACAGCAGGAAGGACTcttgaaaaataattataactcCCAGGACCCACTATTTAACGGACTGCCTACAAAGAAACCCTGCGCTGCTACCACTGGGAGTAACGGCAGTTATACCTATGTCAATGAGGACTTTAAAGAGGACTGGCATGAACCTAAAGCTCCCAATAGCCCTTACAGTGACGTGGACGATATGCGGGAAGACAGGTCCCTCAATGGGAACATAAGGGGACCTCCACCCAAACTCATTCCTGTTTCTGGCAAACTAGAAAAG aacATCGAGAAGACCTTGATAAAACCTACAGCTTTCAAACCAGTGGTGCCGAAAAAACGTAACTCCTCTCTGCAGTATCTGGTTCAGCGGAACGGAGGTCCGAGCCTGTCTGACAGCCAGGGCAGTTTGAACCTCCTTTACAACGGAAACTCGATGGGGACAGGTGACAAGCACAGCTCATTAAGCTGCCGCAACAGTTCCGTCTCTGGAACTATGTCAGACTCTGGGCGGAATTCGCTGTCTAGTCTTCCCACCTACAGCACCAGCTGCAGTCAGCAGCTAGAACCAGTCAGCATATCCATGAGCCACATTAACCTGGATAATCACAGTAACATGAATGGGTATTCTGACCGAGCGTCCAGGGCTCGGACACGTCCTTCGAACTCTGACAGTGGCCGCTCGTCGTCCAGTAAGAGCACAGGGTCGTTAAGTGGGAGGGGGAACCCCTCGTCTGATAGTGGCTCGTGTGACAGGTCCCCCATCAATGAAGAGATTCTCATCCGGGAGCTGGAGGATAAATTAAAAGACAGGGAGATGGAACTGCAGCATCTTAAAGAAAATCTAGATGAAAATGAGGCGGCTATTTGCCAG GTCTATGAAGAAAAACAGAAGCGGTGTGAGCAGGAAATGGAGGATCTCCGCCAAACCTGTGCCCTCAAAATGAAGCAGGCCGCCCAGAAGGCTCAGCGGCTGCAGCAGGTTCTACAACTTCAGATTTTCCAGTTGCAGCAGGAGAAGAAAAAGCAGCAGGAGGACTTCTCCCAACTCCTCCAGGAGAGGGAGCTGCTGGAGAAACGCTGCGCCTCATTTGAGAGGGAACAAACGGAACTTGGGCCACGATTGGAGGAGACAAAGTGGGAG gtTTGTCAGAAATCTGGTGAAATATCTCTACTTAAACAGCAGCTGAAGGACGCCCAGGCTGAACTGGCTCAAAAATCCAATGACCTATTGCTGCTTCGTTCCCAGCTGAGAGATGCTCAGTCTGACCTCCAGGTTAGTGAGGACCAAGTTCAGGAGCTTCAGGACAACGCTCATACAAAGACGCTGGAGCTGGAGGTTTGCGAGAACGAACTGCAGCGTAAGAAGAACGAGGCAGAACTGCTACGGGAAAAGGCCAGTAAGTTGGACCAAGAGGTGGCTAATCTTAGAGAAGCAGCCGTAGCCAACCTTCGGCACGGGCTGTGCCAATGCCAAGAGAAGGAAGATCCATTCTTGCTTTACGAGAGCGATGAGGCCAAAGCTCAGCGGCAGAATTCGGAAAACCTGCACAGCTTAACGCAGTACATGGAGAGGCTCAGGGAGGCCCTGGTGAACGAACGCAGGAGAAATCAGGAACAAATGGAAAATTTTGAGGAAGAACGTCGCATAtggcaggaggaaaaagagaaGGTGATTCGATATCAAAAGCAGTTACAGCACAACTATATCCAGATGTACCAACAGAACCGGGAGCTGGAGAGAGACATTAAACAGCTGAGCCTGGAGCTGGAGGCGAGGGAGCTGGATGACTTTGACCTGCACGGTGCAGAGATTCAGTTTGAAGAAATTACAGCCACGGAAATCTAA